One part of the Phacochoerus africanus isolate WHEZ1 chromosome 7, ROS_Pafr_v1, whole genome shotgun sequence genome encodes these proteins:
- the IFNG gene encoding interferon gamma, with the protein MSYTTYFLAFQLCVTLCFSGSYCQAPFFKEITILKDYFNASTSDVPNGGPLFLEILKNWKEESDKKIIQSQIVSFYFKFFEIFKDNQAIQRSMDVIKQDMFQRFLNGSSEKLNDFEKLIKIPVDNLQIQRKAISELIKVMNDLSPRSNLRKRKRSQTVFQGQRASK; encoded by the exons ATGAGTTATACAACTTATTTCTTAGCTTTTCAGCTTTGCGTGACTTTGTGTTTTTCTGGCTCTTACTGCCAGGCgcccttttttaaagaaataacgaTCCTAAAGGACTATTTT AATGCAAGCACCTCAGATGTACCTAATGGTGGACCTCTTTTCTTAGAAATTTTGAAGAATTGGAAAGAG GAGAgtgacaaaaaaataattcagagccAAATTGTCTCCTTCTACTTCAAATTCTTTGAAATCTTCAAAGACAACCAGGCCATTCAAAGGAGCATGGATGTTATCAAGCAAGACATGTTTCAGAGGTTCCTAAACGGTAGCTCTGAGAAACTGAATGACTTCGAAAAGCTGATTAAAATTCCG GTAGATAATCTGCAGATCCAGCGCAAAGCCATCAGTGAACTCATCAAAGTGATGAATGATCTGTCACCAAGATCTAACCTAAGAAAGCGGAAGAGAAGTCAGACTGTGTTCCAAGGCCAGAGAGCATCGAAATAA